In Mangifera indica cultivar Alphonso chromosome 14, CATAS_Mindica_2.1, whole genome shotgun sequence, the DNA window CTGCCTGCTTGACTTTTACAAAGTCAGACATTTGGTCAAAGTGGAAATAAGGCCAAATCTTATCCTTAGTGCTGAGAAGGAACTTGGTATTGTTGCTGGTCTTCAAGATCGAGTGGCGCAAGTCTACGGTGGCCTTGTTTATATGGTATGTGATGTTAATGCATATATGTTCAAATGCTCATAAATGTAGTTATTTACAATAACTTTCATCTGTAGGATTTTAGTAAGGAACACATGGATAGCTTGGGGCATGGCATCTATACACAAATGGATACTGATCTTCTTCCACCTCTCCATCTCATCTATGCTGAGAATCCAAGTGATTCTGGGAAGGTTAGCACTTCACTGTAGCTTCCCCTTATTATCTTTGTTGGTTGATGCCTGTTTTAGAATTAATTCATGCTAATCTCAATTGTAGGTACACAGTACTGTCCGTCAAAGGTGGCTTGATGGTGatgaatttattatatcatcaatgAAGGAAGTTGCAAGTATTGCACAGGAAGGACAGACAGTAATACTTGAAAAGAACTATTCAAAACTTGCTGAGCTCATGAACCACAATTTTGACCTTCGAAGGTAAGATATCTTTGCACTTGATAGGCTTAGATCACATATGTTGAACAACTAACAAAGCTTTATTAACAAGCAAGAAAGCCAAGTTCCAGTGATCCACTCTACTGAAGCTCTTCCACTTTTATCATAACAATTGTATTAAGTTGCACTTGGTAActtcaaatttagttttgagGATAGAAAATGCTGCTTTCATGAGCATATGTTGCAGTCAATCAACTTAGCtgtattttagtattatttacaGTGAAGCTTGGTTTGTGTATTTTATGCAGGAGCATGTTTGGAGATGCAGCATTGGGTAGTTTAAACATAGAAATGGTGGAGGTTGCACGGCGAGTGGGTGCTGCTTCAAAATTTACA includes these proteins:
- the LOC123196066 gene encoding glucuronokinase 1-like, whose product is MRHCDDIIMLWLIDVLQVNRLQNEGYYGGVRLLMAICKVFHGYCKDNNIYLHDGNFTLSYDTNIPRQTGLSGSSAIVCAALSCLLDFYKVRHLVKVEIRPNLILSAEKELGIVAGLQDRVAQVYGGLVYMDFSKEHMDSLGHGIYTQMDTDLLPPLHLIYAENPSDSGKVHSTVRQRWLDGDEFIISSMKEVASIAQEGQTVILEKNYSKLAELMNHNFDLRRSMFGDAALGSLNIEMVEVARRVGAASKFTGSGGAVIAFCPDGPSQVKLLEDACHKAGFSIQPVKIVPSYLTDVDKSTFSN